From Coccinella septempunctata chromosome 4, icCocSept1.1, whole genome shotgun sequence, a single genomic window includes:
- the LOC123312273 gene encoding uncharacterized protein LOC123312273, protein MIKELKNRVCYISDESLLKKNLRRLFEIFQNNGYPKNTLNRLIHNRESRLTTTTEQTNSFKFMRIPFVKDLTPNLIGVLNKFENIKLAKYNLTKVGDLFSRTKERTPIELCTNAVYKISCQHCDGCYVGQTQQWLKQRITQHRSDCRIGKNSCALVRHCQETGHSFAFGFDDIRVLETDSNYRNRLFLEMLQIGKQQNAVNFKSDTDRMSAIYSDLLNIL, encoded by the coding sequence atgattaaagaattaaaaaataGAGTATGCTATATCTCAGATGAATCATTGCTGAAAAAGAACCTACGTAGGTTGTTTGAGATTTTTCAGAATAACGGTTACCCTAAAAATACCCTTAACAGATTGATACACAATAGGGAATCAAGGTTGACAACAACAACTGAACAAACAAACAGTTTTAAATTCATGAGGATTCCATTCGTTAAAGATTTGACACCCAACCTTATAGGAGTTTTGAACAAATTTGAAAACATCAAACTCGCCAAATATAATTTGACGAAGGTAGGTGACCTGTTCTCGAGGACCAAGGAAAGGACACCAATAGAATTATGCACTAATGCAGTATATAAGATCTCATGTCAACATTGTGATGGTTGTTACGTGGGCCAAACGCAACAATGGTTGAAACAAAGAATCACTCAACATAGAAGTGATTGCCGTATTGGAAAGAACTCGTGTGCTTTAGTTAGACACTGCCAAGAAACTGGGCACAGTTTTGCTTTCGGGTTTGATGATATCAGAGTGTTGGAGACAGATTCGAATTACAGAAATAGGTTATTCCTCGAAATGTTACAGATTGGCAAGCAGCAAAATGCAGTGAACTTTAAATCGGACACGGACCGTATGAGTGCGATTTATAGTGacctcttgaatattttatag
- the LOC123311650 gene encoding uncharacterized protein LOC123311650, translating to MRDVTLPEGYILISLDVVSLFTNIPLDLILEILRKNWDLIKPHTTLSRESFIEIIEFIFNNAYFVFDGEFYEQIFGTPMGSPLSAILATIILDYLLDMILPTIWFHIPFFYKFVDDLFCAIPADKTAFILDTFNGFNANLKFTMEVERDNSLPFLDTRVIRSENNRILLDWYQKPTASGRFINFHSQHPYNQKINMIKELKNRVCYISDESLLKKNLRRLFEIFQNNGYPKNTLNRLIHNRESRLTTTTEQTNSFKFMRIPFVKDLTPNLIGVLNKFENIKLAKYNLTKVGDLFSRTKERTPIELCTNAVFKISCQHCDGCYVGQTQQWLKQRITQHRSDCRIGKNSCALVRHCQETGHSFAFGFDDIRVLETDSNYRNRLFLEMLQIGKQQNAVNFKSDTDRMSAIYSDLLNIL from the coding sequence ATGAGGGATGTAACCCTGCCAGAAGGATATATCCTGATTTCACTGGACGTAGTATCTCTTTTTACGAATATCCCGTTGGATCTCATATTAGAAATTCTGCGAAAAAACTGGGATCTAATAAAACCCCACACTACCTTAAGCAGGGAGAGCTTCATTGAGATCATTGAGTTCATATTCAACAACGCATACTTTGTCTTTGACGGTGAATTTTATGAGCAAATATTCGGCACACCAATGGGGTCACCGTTGAGCGCCATTTTGGCAACCATCATCTTAGACTATCTATTAGACATGATTTTACCAACAATTTGGTTCCACATACCCTTCTTTTACAAGTTTGTTGACGATCTGTTTTGTGCAATTCCAGCGGATAAAACAGCATTCATTTTGGATACATTCAACGGATTTAACGCAAATTTGAAATTCACTATGGAAGTTGAAAGGGATAACAGCCTACCTTTCTTAGATACTCGAGTAATTAGGAGTGAAAATAATAGGATTCTTCTGGATTGGTACCAGAAGCCCACTGCATCGGGCAGATTCATAAATTTTCACTCCCAGCACCCttataatcaaaaaataaacatgattaaagaattaaaaaataGAGTATGCTATATCTCAGATGAATCATTGCTGAAAAAGAACCTACGTAGGTTGTTTGAGATTTTTCAGAATAACGGTTACCCTAAAAATACCCTTAACAGATTGATACACAATAGGGAATCAAGGTTGACAACAACAACTGAACAAACAAACAGTTTTAAATTCATGAGGATTCCATTCGTTAAAGATTTGACACCCAACCTTATAGGAGTTTTGAACAAATTTGAAAACATCAAACTCGCCAAATATAATTTGACGAAGGTAGGTGACCTGTTCTCGAGGACCAAGGAAAGGACACCAATAGAATTATGCACTAATGCAGTATTTAAGATCTCATGTCAACATTGTGATGGTTGTTACGTGGGCCAAACGCAACAATGGTTGAAACAAAGAATCACTCAACATAGAAGTGATTGCCGTATTGGAAAGAACTCGTGTGCTTTAGTTAGACACTGCCAAGAAACTGGGCACAGTTTTGCTTTCGGGTTTGATGATATCAGAGTGTTGGAGACAGATTCGAATTACAGAAATAGGTTATTCCTCGAAATGTTACAGATTGGCAAGCAGCAAAATGCAGTGAACTTTAAATCGGACACGGACCGTATGAGTGCGATTTATAGTGacctcttgaatattttatag